From a single Nicotiana tabacum cultivar K326 chromosome 8, ASM71507v2, whole genome shotgun sequence genomic region:
- the LOC142163154 gene encoding uncharacterized protein LOC142163154, with protein MAAHHFSKLSSKYYDPYMVIQKVGPVAYKLSLPTDLLLHPTFHVSLLKPCYAVLARISHPSMLNISSPNCPKQVSTLDKRMIRKGNKVVVQLLIQWEHLDEAQATWEDVNALRVRFPSFLSWGQRSS; from the coding sequence aTGGCTGCTCATCATTTCAGCAAGTTGTCTTCTAAGTACTATGATCCTTACATGGTTATCCAGAAAGTGGGACCTGTTGCCTACAAGTTATCCTTACCGACTGACTTGCTCCTTCACCCTACTTTTCATGTTTCACTACTCAAACCATGCTATGCAGTTCTAGCTCGAATCTCACATCCATCGATGCTAAACATTTCGAGTCCAAATTGTCCAAAACAAGTCAGTACTTTAGATAAGAGAATGATTCGAAAGGGTAACAAAGTTGTGGTTCAACTGCTCATCCAATGGGAACACCTTGATGAAGCTCAGGCTACCTGGGAAGATGTCAATGCTCTGAGAGTTCGATTTCCTTCATTTCTTTCTTGGGGACAAAGAAGTTCTTAA